One Novosphingobium sp. EMRT-2 DNA segment encodes these proteins:
- a CDS encoding phage tail protein → MGKVVKIVAAVVGVAALVIPGVGAAIGGTIFGTLAGAGVAVGTAATIANVALVSLIGIGVSGALQTVAGVLGLGPKPAKTSAATTDRLTATLNPREYRKSWVGHTAGNCDVRYQEYTGGNQEYLNSIIVAASHAVQSIDEIWFDDTMAWSATGGVASKYAGYLWVTTRTEGTAGNAFTITGSTSWVSSESRFAGCAYLWLRYKLTGNTSNAESPFSSSVPSRITIRGRGAKLYDPRQDSTVGGSGAQRANDQATWGWVSDDVGRNPALQLLWFLLGWRIQNPLTGAWKLAVGIGLPASRIDVPSFIAAANLCDEAVALAVGGTEPRYRADGVWSEGDDPSTVFGNLLASMNGVLRDAGGKLSLDILHNDLGTPIVDLGPADLVDAFTWLQSPPIDQSFTTVRGKYVDASNAGLYQLVDYPDVSIDSMDGIERSSTFDLSMVQSASQAQRLAKTYLQRAQYPGTFSADFLASAWRCQVGSVVRLTFPALAFENKLFRVIEHTIRQDGTCPMVLREEAGAIYSWDADERPAVVAAPAITYDPLNDPIVVGIGYVQASADEAYGAAHDAITKVAGLANDGIISINEKITKLIPESARLADKWASLSATAASLSVSSSAAASARASWLGMLAALAPAWNDITQDSPVVRATYDGARDAYGAALYDLAQAIDAKAATLAQWAGIGGWGKPQDNATRNVVTYATSDPGGVDGDLWVDISGTYAVFKLRLGGTWVVGANALNAYNALSGKPIALADINTTESSKLAGIAAGATVGAPAGTNVGGTAATTVESGANAANAGVNSDGTIKTDKVSTASVQTNAVTALGYVFSAGVGGGVSSDGYPSWSDVQSLTVSAIGVALQVGFAVNAIYAGDAGYIPTVDIRLLRNGSEIFSGPALYPSDYSADYRYFEVIDTPSAGTAIYKVQARAYHTHTDVGAAFTNRLLKAVELKK, encoded by the coding sequence GGTTGTAAAAATCGTCGCCGCCGTCGTCGGCGTGGCGGCGCTTGTCATACCCGGCGTGGGCGCGGCGATCGGCGGCACCATCTTCGGCACGCTGGCTGGCGCCGGCGTTGCGGTCGGCACCGCCGCGACGATCGCCAACGTCGCCCTGGTTTCCCTGATCGGCATTGGCGTTTCCGGTGCTCTGCAGACGGTCGCCGGCGTGCTGGGGCTGGGACCGAAACCCGCCAAGACAAGCGCCGCGACGACGGACAGGCTGACGGCGACGCTGAACCCGCGCGAGTACCGCAAGAGCTGGGTAGGGCACACCGCCGGCAACTGCGACGTGCGCTATCAGGAATACACGGGCGGCAACCAAGAATACCTCAATTCGATCATCGTCGCGGCGAGCCATGCCGTGCAGTCGATCGACGAGATCTGGTTTGACGACACCATGGCCTGGTCGGCCACGGGCGGCGTTGCCAGCAAGTATGCCGGCTACCTGTGGGTGACCACGCGGACCGAGGGCACGGCGGGCAACGCCTTCACGATCACGGGATCGACCAGCTGGGTCTCGTCCGAATCGCGCTTCGCGGGCTGCGCCTATCTGTGGCTGCGCTACAAGCTGACCGGGAATACCAGCAACGCTGAAAGCCCGTTTTCCAGCAGCGTGCCGAGCCGGATCACGATCCGGGGGCGTGGTGCGAAGCTCTACGATCCGCGCCAGGACAGCACGGTCGGCGGCAGCGGTGCGCAGCGGGCCAATGATCAGGCGACCTGGGGTTGGGTTTCCGACGACGTCGGCCGCAATCCGGCGCTGCAGCTCCTGTGGTTCCTGCTGGGCTGGCGCATCCAGAACCCGTTGACGGGCGCTTGGAAGCTCGCCGTGGGCATCGGCCTGCCGGCATCGCGCATCGACGTCCCGTCGTTCATCGCGGCAGCGAACCTCTGCGACGAAGCGGTAGCCCTGGCCGTGGGTGGCACCGAACCGCGCTACCGCGCCGACGGGGTATGGTCCGAGGGCGACGATCCCTCGACCGTGTTCGGAAACCTGCTGGCCAGCATGAATGGCGTGCTGCGCGATGCGGGCGGCAAGCTCTCGCTCGATATCCTGCACAACGACCTGGGCACGCCGATCGTCGATTTGGGACCGGCGGATCTGGTGGACGCTTTCACCTGGCTGCAATCGCCACCGATCGACCAGAGCTTCACGACCGTGCGCGGCAAGTACGTCGATGCCAGCAACGCCGGTTTGTACCAGCTGGTCGATTACCCCGACGTGTCGATCGACAGCATGGACGGGATCGAGCGATCGAGCACGTTCGATCTTTCGATGGTGCAGAGCGCCAGCCAGGCGCAGCGCCTGGCCAAGACCTATCTACAGCGGGCGCAGTATCCCGGCACGTTCTCCGCCGATTTCCTGGCGTCAGCGTGGCGGTGCCAGGTGGGCAGCGTGGTGCGGCTGACATTCCCGGCGCTGGCGTTCGAGAACAAGCTGTTCCGCGTGATCGAGCATACGATCCGGCAGGATGGCACGTGCCCGATGGTGCTACGCGAGGAAGCCGGGGCGATCTATTCCTGGGATGCGGACGAGCGGCCGGCCGTGGTCGCCGCGCCGGCGATCACCTATGATCCGCTGAACGATCCGATCGTGGTGGGTATCGGCTATGTCCAGGCATCTGCCGACGAAGCCTATGGCGCCGCACATGACGCGATTACCAAAGTCGCCGGTCTGGCCAACGACGGTATCATCTCGATCAACGAGAAGATCACCAAGCTGATCCCCGAATCCGCGCGGCTTGCGGACAAGTGGGCGTCGCTTTCGGCCACGGCGGCCAGCCTTTCGGTCAGCTCGAGCGCCGCGGCATCGGCGCGGGCCTCATGGCTGGGCATGCTGGCCGCGCTGGCACCTGCCTGGAACGACATCACGCAGGACTCACCCGTGGTGCGCGCAACCTATGACGGCGCGCGCGATGCCTATGGCGCGGCGCTCTATGATCTGGCGCAGGCGATCGACGCCAAGGCGGCAACGCTGGCGCAGTGGGCCGGCATAGGCGGATGGGGCAAGCCGCAGGACAATGCGACCCGCAACGTCGTCACTTACGCCACAAGCGACCCGGGTGGCGTCGACGGCGATTTGTGGGTCGACATTTCGGGCACGTATGCGGTGTTCAAGCTGCGGTTGGGCGGCACATGGGTTGTCGGTGCAAACGCGCTCAATGCCTATAACGCCTTGAGCGGAAAGCCGATTGCCCTTGCCGATATCAACACCACCGAAAGCAGCAAGCTCGCTGGGATCGCCGCCGGCGCGACGGTAGGCGCGCCGGCCGGCACGAACGTCGGCGGGACGGCGGCAACGACCGTCGAAAGCGGGGCCAACGCCGCCAATGCCGGCGTGAATTCCGACGGCACGATCAAGACGGACAAGGTATCGACGGCATCGGTTCAGACCAATGCCGTGACCGCGCTGGGCTATGTCTTCTCCGCCGGCGTGGGTGGGGGCGTTTCGAGCGATGGCTATCCATCGTGGTCAGACGTGCAGTCGCTGACGGTTTCGGCCATCGGCGTCGCGCTGCAGGTCGGCTTCGCGGTCAACGCGATCTATGCGGGCGATGCCGGCTATATCCCCACGGTTGACATCCGGCTGCTGCGGAACGGCAGCGAGATATTCTCCGGACCGGCGCTCTACCCGTCCGATTATTCAGCCGATTACCGATACTTCGAGGTCATCGACACGCCGAGTGCGGGAACCGCGATCTACAAGGTGCAGGCGCGCGCCTATCATACACACACCGATGTCGGTGCCGCTTTTACCAACCGCCTGTTGAAAGCTGTGGAGCTGAAAAAGTGA
- a CDS encoding glycoside hydrolase family 108 protein has product MAIDAKRASGLTAGVMAVLALLLGVEGGYVNHPSDPGGETNHGVTKAVAREAGYTGPMRDLPQERAAQILADRYIMGPGFGPLIEIARPVAIEAIDAGVNTGPAQPSRWFQLALNSLNRGGRDYADIAVDGKVGAGTIAAYRQLQRARGTAEACRLTVKLLDAQQAVYYLTLTRQDGKFEDFMPGWIINRVGNVNLAECR; this is encoded by the coding sequence ATGGCGATCGATGCGAAACGCGCCAGCGGGTTGACCGCTGGCGTGATGGCGGTGCTTGCGCTGTTGCTTGGGGTGGAAGGTGGGTACGTCAACCACCCGAGCGATCCCGGCGGCGAAACCAACCACGGCGTGACGAAGGCGGTTGCGCGCGAGGCGGGCTATACCGGCCCGATGCGCGATCTGCCACAGGAGCGCGCGGCGCAGATCCTGGCCGATCGCTACATCATGGGACCGGGCTTCGGCCCGCTGATCGAGATCGCGCGGCCCGTGGCGATCGAGGCGATCGACGCCGGCGTCAATACCGGGCCGGCGCAGCCTTCGCGCTGGTTCCAGCTGGCGCTCAACAGCCTGAATCGCGGCGGCCGCGACTACGCCGATATCGCCGTCGACGGCAAAGTGGGAGCCGGCACAATCGCCGCCTATCGGCAGCTGCAGCGCGCGCGGGGAACGGCGGAAGCCTGCCGCCTGACGGTGAAGCTGCTCGATGCGCAGCAGGCCGTCTACTACCTGACGCTGACGCGCCAGGACGGGAAGTTCGAGGACTTCATGCCGGGCTGGATCATCAACCGCGTGGGCAACGTCAACCTGGCGGAGTGCCGCTGA
- a CDS encoding integrase arm-type DNA-binding domain-containing protein — translation MLTIAAVKAAGAQARAYKLFDGGGLFLHVAPTGGKSWRLKYRFGGREKLLTVGRFPEVSLPEARARREEAKAVLRDGRDPAHAGAAPETFEQLARAWHAHQVPRWSTTHAADVLASLERDVFPAIGKRPIGEIGAAELLHAIGSVERRGRRETARRIRQRCSAIFGYAISQGLASQDPAAMLGRAMMAPALAQPHAALTSIDACRALIDACNRVAGASSAAALASRFLALTAVRLDAVRGMRWDELEDLDGVAPLWRVPPARMKLARAKKESDRFAHLVPLSAPAVAVLRAAAEIGYDTHSSGGLVFPSARRTSPLGEGALRQLYARAGFAGRHVPHGWRASFSTILNELHPEDRAAIDAALGHAGKGKVEAAYNRAQLLEQRRRLFDRWGALLTA, via the coding sequence ATGCTCACCATCGCCGCGGTGAAAGCCGCCGGCGCGCAGGCGCGCGCCTACAAGCTGTTCGATGGCGGTGGACTGTTCCTGCATGTGGCACCGACCGGCGGGAAATCGTGGCGGCTGAAGTACCGCTTCGGCGGCCGGGAGAAGCTGCTCACCGTCGGCCGGTTCCCCGAGGTCTCGCTGCCCGAGGCGCGTGCGCGCCGCGAGGAGGCGAAGGCGGTGCTGCGCGATGGGCGCGATCCAGCTCATGCCGGCGCCGCGCCGGAGACGTTCGAGCAGCTCGCGCGCGCCTGGCACGCGCACCAGGTGCCGCGCTGGTCGACCACGCATGCGGCCGACGTGCTGGCCAGCCTGGAGCGCGACGTCTTCCCCGCGATCGGCAAGCGGCCGATCGGCGAGATCGGCGCGGCCGAGCTGCTCCACGCGATCGGTTCGGTCGAGCGGCGCGGCCGGCGCGAAACGGCGCGCCGGATCCGGCAGCGTTGCAGCGCGATCTTCGGTTACGCGATATCGCAGGGGCTGGCATCGCAGGACCCTGCGGCGATGCTCGGCCGGGCGATGATGGCGCCCGCGCTGGCGCAGCCGCACGCCGCGTTGACGTCGATCGATGCATGCCGGGCGCTGATCGATGCATGCAATCGCGTTGCCGGTGCATCATCGGCCGCCGCGCTTGCATCGCGGTTCCTGGCGCTGACCGCCGTGCGCCTCGATGCAGTGCGCGGCATGCGCTGGGACGAGCTCGAGGATCTTGACGGCGTTGCGCCGCTGTGGCGCGTGCCGCCGGCCCGTATGAAGCTCGCCCGGGCGAAAAAGGAATCGGACCGCTTCGCGCACCTGGTGCCGCTGTCGGCGCCGGCGGTGGCCGTGCTGCGCGCCGCGGCCGAGATCGGGTATGATACCCATTCTTCGGGTGGACTAGTTTTTCCGAGCGCGCGGCGAACTAGTCCATTGGGCGAGGGCGCCCTGCGCCAGCTCTATGCCCGCGCGGGCTTTGCCGGCCGGCACGTGCCCCATGGCTGGCGGGCCAGCTTCAGCACCATCCTGAACGAACTGCACCCCGAGGACCGCGCCGCGATCGATGCGGCGCTGGGGCACGCGGGCAAGGGCAAGGTCGAGGCCGCGTACAACCGCGCGCAGCTGCTCGAACAACGCCGGCGTCTGTTCGATCGCTGGGGCGCGTTGCTGACAGCCTGA
- a CDS encoding DNA adenine methylase, whose protein sequence is MKSLTLSSVRPVSPAAGYQGGKRNLARRICAMIDQTPHESYAEPFVGMGGIFLRRSMRPRAEIINDISGDVATFFRVVQEHYPYFIDMMRFRVASRAEFERLLALPPDRLTDLQRAARFLYVQRLAFGGKVKGRGFGVDPRAPARFNVAKLEPMLADIHDRLAGVVIEQLPFDRFLERYDRPGMLFYVDPPYYGCETDYGADVFHRADFDRLAAQLAAGRAKFILSINDHPAIRERFGRFQIRPVETTWAIGTSETRAGKVTELIVSNFPLP, encoded by the coding sequence ATGAAATCGTTAACCCTGAGTTCCGTCCGCCCTGTCTCCCCCGCCGCTGGCTACCAGGGCGGCAAGCGCAACCTGGCGCGGCGCATCTGCGCGATGATCGACCAGACTCCGCACGAATCCTATGCCGAGCCATTCGTGGGCATGGGCGGCATTTTCCTGCGTCGATCGATGCGGCCGCGGGCCGAGATCATCAACGATATCTCCGGCGACGTCGCCACGTTCTTCCGCGTCGTCCAGGAGCACTACCCCTATTTCATCGATATGATGCGGTTCCGCGTGGCGAGCCGCGCGGAATTCGAGCGCCTGCTCGCCCTGCCACCCGATCGGCTGACGGACCTGCAGCGCGCGGCCCGGTTCCTGTATGTCCAGCGGCTGGCATTTGGCGGGAAGGTGAAGGGCAGGGGGTTCGGCGTCGATCCGCGCGCGCCGGCGCGTTTCAATGTCGCCAAGCTCGAGCCGATGCTGGCGGACATTCACGACCGGCTGGCCGGCGTGGTCATCGAGCAGTTGCCATTCGACCGTTTCCTGGAGCGCTACGATCGGCCGGGCATGCTGTTCTATGTGGACCCGCCATACTACGGCTGCGAGACGGATTACGGCGCGGACGTGTTCCACCGCGCGGACTTCGATCGACTGGCCGCGCAGCTCGCCGCCGGCCGGGCCAAGTTCATTCTATCGATCAACGACCATCCGGCGATCCGCGAGCGCTTCGGCCGGTTCCAGATCCGGCCCGTCGAAACGACCTGGGCGATCGGCACCAGCGAAACCCGCGCGGGCAAGGTGACCGAGCTGATCGTTTCCAACTTCCCGCTGCCCTGA
- a CDS encoding integrase arm-type DNA-binding domain-containing protein translates to MLTDQACRNARAADKPQKLFDGGGLFLLVTAKGFKSWRLKYRFGGKEKLLTIGAYPETSLRAARDRRDEARRLLREGTDPGEQRKAVMARRRWGIDEARTFEAIARLWHGQHCPGWKPKHAQDVISSLENEIFPTLGRRDIGEIRGSEILQLLLAIQQRGAIETAHRIRARVSSIYGMAIAVDLVAADPAAKLSQALRPIGKRMFPALLKLDEAQVFLRTMEEQPADPTTKLASRLLALTAARPGMIRFSELREFEGLDTADPIWRVPADKMKLLLDEASQEAFEFTIPLSRQAVDVVRVAAAYAAGRTYLFPSARHPRRPFSENALSTNYRRVPGFGGRHVPHGWRASFSTIMNQRALDQDRPGDRAVIDLMLAHKPAGVESRYNRAAYMGRRRQIAQEWADLLVQGFAPPETLLDGPRR, encoded by the coding sequence ATGCTGACCGATCAGGCCTGCCGCAATGCGCGCGCGGCCGACAAGCCTCAGAAGCTGTTCGATGGCGGTGGGTTGTTCCTGCTCGTGACGGCGAAGGGCTTCAAGAGCTGGCGCCTGAAATACCGGTTCGGCGGCAAGGAAAAGCTGCTCACGATCGGCGCCTATCCGGAGACGTCGCTGCGCGCGGCACGCGATCGGCGCGACGAAGCGCGCAGGCTGCTGCGCGAGGGGACCGATCCCGGGGAACAGCGAAAGGCGGTCATGGCGCGCCGGCGCTGGGGGATCGACGAGGCCCGCACGTTCGAGGCGATCGCCCGGCTGTGGCATGGCCAGCATTGCCCGGGCTGGAAACCGAAGCACGCGCAGGACGTGATCAGCAGCCTCGAGAACGAAATTTTTCCGACGCTAGGGCGCCGCGACATCGGCGAGATCCGGGGCTCAGAGATCCTGCAGCTGCTGCTGGCGATTCAGCAGCGCGGCGCGATCGAGACGGCGCACCGGATACGTGCCCGCGTTTCGAGCATCTACGGCATGGCGATCGCGGTGGATCTGGTCGCGGCGGATCCGGCGGCCAAGCTGTCGCAGGCGTTGCGCCCGATCGGCAAGCGCATGTTTCCCGCGCTGCTCAAGCTGGACGAGGCGCAGGTGTTTCTTCGGACGATGGAGGAACAGCCGGCCGATCCTACGACGAAGCTGGCTTCGCGGTTGCTGGCACTGACCGCCGCGCGCCCGGGCATGATCCGTTTCTCGGAGCTGCGCGAATTCGAGGGGCTCGATACGGCGGACCCGATCTGGCGTGTGCCGGCGGACAAGATGAAGCTGCTGCTCGACGAAGCGTCGCAGGAAGCCTTCGAGTTCACCATCCCGCTCTCGCGACAGGCGGTCGACGTGGTTCGCGTCGCGGCGGCGTACGCAGCCGGACGCACTTACCTGTTTCCGTCCGCGCGTCATCCGCGCCGGCCGTTCAGCGAGAACGCCTTGTCGACGAACTATCGCCGGGTGCCGGGATTCGGTGGCCGGCATGTTCCGCACGGATGGCGCGCCAGCTTCTCGACCATCATGAACCAGCGCGCGCTCGATCAGGACCGCCCCGGCGATCGCGCCGTCATCGACCTCATGCTGGCGCACAAGCCCGCCGGCGTCGAATCCCGCTACAACCGCGCTGCATACATGGGGCGCCGCCGCCAGATTGCGCAGGAATGGGCCGACCTGCTGGTGCAGGGCTTTGCGCCGCCGGAAACCCTGCTGGATGGCCCGCGCCGCTGA
- a CDS encoding chromate resistance protein ChrB domain-containing protein: MKWVTRERPKIDRIACPWLILRFVDAEPEFLYVPANEVLAVASKEGATPYDIPDVEFSHVGELCSFDAFLAKYALDSPALRQLAVIVRGADTSRLDLAPQSAGLFAISLGLSARYSDDHEMLRHGLVVYDALYAWCQSCQGETHNWPPAMA; the protein is encoded by the coding sequence ATGAAATGGGTCACCCGCGAACGCCCGAAGATCGACCGCATTGCCTGTCCCTGGCTGATCCTGCGCTTCGTCGATGCCGAGCCTGAATTTCTTTATGTGCCAGCCAACGAGGTTCTTGCTGTCGCTAGCAAGGAAGGAGCAACGCCATACGATATCCCGGATGTCGAGTTCAGTCACGTTGGCGAGCTATGCAGCTTCGATGCGTTTCTCGCCAAATATGCGCTCGACAGTCCCGCGCTAAGGCAACTGGCAGTCATCGTGCGCGGGGCCGATACGTCCCGGCTCGACCTTGCCCCGCAGTCAGCCGGGCTGTTCGCCATCTCGCTCGGCTTGTCAGCCCGCTACTCCGACGATCACGAGATGCTGCGCCACGGTCTTGTCGTTTATGACGCGCTCTACGCCTGGTGCCAGTCCTGTCAGGGCGAGACGCACAACTGGCCGCCTGCGATGGCGTAG
- a CDS encoding superoxide dismutase gives MSEVSRRTAIGSLAAGAAGLAIANSATAGEAQTAATSAAVPAFASQHQPKPLRFDPAKLDGLSERLIRSHWENNYQGSVRALNMIEGRLAAAMADKDFPPVAYGGLKREELHRTGSVVLHELYFDALGGNGQAAGSIRQALATSHGSFEAWEAEFRRTAMALSGGSGWCILAWNHHTTSLHNYWCWDHTNGPATGTPLLVLDMYEHAFHMDYGAAAAKYVDAFMRNLDWEVIDGRYRAVASARG, from the coding sequence ATGAGCGAAGTGTCACGCCGTACTGCGATTGGAAGCCTTGCCGCCGGAGCGGCCGGACTTGCCATCGCCAATTCCGCCACAGCCGGTGAGGCGCAGACCGCAGCGACATCCGCAGCAGTTCCGGCCTTCGCCAGCCAGCACCAACCCAAGCCGTTGCGTTTCGATCCAGCAAAGCTGGATGGGCTATCGGAGCGGCTGATCCGCTCGCACTGGGAAAATAACTATCAGGGCTCGGTCCGCGCGCTCAACATGATCGAGGGACGGCTCGCCGCCGCCATGGCCGACAAGGACTTCCCGCCGGTCGCCTATGGCGGTCTCAAGCGCGAGGAACTGCATCGCACCGGATCGGTCGTGCTGCACGAGCTGTATTTCGATGCGCTGGGTGGCAATGGCCAGGCAGCGGGCAGCATCCGTCAAGCGCTCGCCACGTCGCATGGTTCGTTCGAGGCCTGGGAGGCCGAGTTCCGCCGCACCGCGATGGCACTATCTGGGGGCTCGGGTTGGTGCATTCTCGCCTGGAACCATCATACGACGTCGCTGCACAACTACTGGTGCTGGGATCACACCAACGGTCCCGCCACCGGGACGCCGCTGCTCGTCCTCGACATGTACGAGCATGCCTTTCACATGGACTACGGCGCCGCGGCCGCGAAATATGTCGATGCGTTCATGCGCAATCTCGATTGGGAAGTCATCGATGGCCGTTACCGTGCCGTTGCGAGCGCGAGAGGATAA
- the chrA gene encoding chromate efflux transporter produces MTKFAESTVSTDRPDFGELLRVFTRIGFLSFGGPAGQIALMHRELVDERQWVSEDQYLHALNFCHLLPGPEAQQLATWIGWKLHGLRGGLAAGLLFVIPGALVMLGLSMLYAFAANLDWFAALFLGIKAAVLAIVVQALLRIAGRALNTAFKKALAVVAFAALFFLNLPFPLVVLGAGAIGMLVAASKPEWLGIKPGGATPVSGPRPWGQTLRTIIVWAAIWAAPMAVILVTLGRGHVLWEIGSFFSQLAVVTFGGAYAVLAYMAQQAVQGYGWLSPGEMADGLGLAETTPGPLIMVTQFVGYLAAFRAPEPFSPLVAGLLGAALTTWVTFAPCFLWIFTFAPWIERMENAKRLKGGLAALTAAVVGVIANLTVWFLIHVLFARVGEVETGPLRLYSPDWTSFDWRAGLLAALSAALVFRFKWNVIKVLGIAAIGGLMLGRFA; encoded by the coding sequence GTGACCAAATTTGCCGAATCGACTGTTTCGACCGATCGCCCGGATTTTGGCGAACTGTTACGGGTATTCACACGTATCGGTTTTCTCAGCTTCGGGGGGCCGGCCGGTCAGATCGCGCTCATGCACCGCGAACTGGTGGATGAGCGCCAATGGGTTAGCGAGGATCAATATCTCCACGCGCTGAACTTCTGCCACCTGTTGCCCGGTCCCGAGGCCCAGCAGCTCGCCACCTGGATCGGCTGGAAACTGCACGGTCTGCGCGGCGGGCTTGCCGCAGGGCTATTGTTCGTCATCCCCGGTGCTCTGGTGATGCTCGGACTATCGATGCTCTATGCGTTTGCGGCCAACCTCGACTGGTTTGCGGCATTGTTCCTGGGAATCAAGGCGGCCGTCCTGGCAATCGTGGTGCAGGCGCTGCTGCGCATAGCGGGCCGTGCGCTCAATACCGCCTTCAAGAAGGCGCTGGCCGTGGTCGCTTTCGCCGCGCTCTTCTTCCTCAACCTGCCCTTCCCACTCGTCGTGCTCGGCGCGGGCGCGATCGGCATGCTGGTTGCTGCGTCAAAACCCGAATGGTTGGGAATAAAACCCGGCGGCGCAACTCCCGTTTCCGGCCCTCGTCCCTGGGGTCAGACCCTAAGGACAATCATCGTCTGGGCCGCCATCTGGGCGGCACCGATGGCAGTTATCCTCGTGACGCTTGGGCGCGGCCATGTGCTGTGGGAGATCGGCAGCTTTTTCTCGCAGCTCGCCGTGGTCACCTTTGGCGGAGCCTATGCCGTACTGGCTTATATGGCCCAGCAGGCCGTGCAGGGTTATGGCTGGCTCTCACCCGGTGAAATGGCTGACGGTCTCGGACTTGCCGAGACCACCCCGGGGCCGCTTATCATGGTAACGCAGTTCGTCGGCTATCTCGCTGCCTTCCGGGCGCCGGAACCATTCAGCCCGCTTGTCGCTGGTCTGCTCGGCGCGGCACTGACGACGTGGGTGACGTTCGCCCCCTGCTTCCTCTGGATCTTCACCTTCGCTCCCTGGATAGAGCGGATGGAGAACGCGAAACGCCTGAAGGGCGGTCTCGCAGCATTGACCGCCGCCGTTGTGGGCGTGATCGCCAACCTGACGGTCTGGTTCCTCATCCACGTCCTGTTCGCCCGCGTCGGCGAGGTTGAGACAGGCCCTTTGCGCCTCTACAGCCCGGACTGGACGAGCTTCGACTGGCGCGCCGGACTGCTCGCGGCATTGTCCGCGGCGCTCGTCTTCCGCTTCAAATGGAATGTCATCAAGGTGCTTGGAATAGCCGCCATCGGCGGACTGATGCTTGGCCGGTTTGCCTGA
- a CDS encoding sulfite exporter TauE/SafE family protein, producing MMQDTANAAPARNLPMAFGGGAVIGSLGGLIGLGGAEFRLPLLIGTFRFAPLEAVILNKAMSLIVVATALIFRTKSVPFEAVAAHWPIILNLLTGSLIGAWFGAGWAVRAKSETLYKVIAVLLVAIAAVLLFCHGSSAGQPPLAGTAQLVAGIVAGLAIGIVASLLGVAGGELLIPTLVLLFGTDIKLAGSLSLAVSLPTMLVGFTRYSRDQSFAVLGRNRTFLLVMALGSICGTLVGGLLLGIVPGSVLLPALAAILVISAVKVWRHT from the coding sequence ATGATGCAGGATACCGCCAATGCAGCGCCCGCCCGTAACCTGCCGATGGCATTTGGCGGCGGCGCGGTAATCGGCTCTCTCGGCGGTCTTATCGGTCTGGGCGGCGCGGAGTTTCGGTTGCCACTCCTGATCGGCACCTTCCGGTTCGCACCGCTTGAGGCTGTCATCCTCAACAAGGCCATGAGCCTGATCGTGGTCGCCACCGCCCTCATTTTCCGCACCAAGTCGGTCCCATTCGAAGCTGTCGCCGCGCACTGGCCGATAATCCTCAACTTGCTCACCGGCAGTCTCATTGGTGCCTGGTTCGGCGCCGGATGGGCAGTGCGGGCGAAGTCCGAGACCCTCTACAAGGTCATTGCCGTGCTGCTGGTGGCCATCGCGGCGGTGCTGCTCTTCTGCCACGGCTCCAGCGCGGGCCAGCCGCCATTGGCCGGGACCGCTCAGCTTGTCGCCGGTATTGTCGCAGGGCTTGCCATCGGTATTGTCGCGTCGCTGCTGGGCGTGGCGGGCGGCGAGCTGCTGATCCCGACACTCGTGCTGCTGTTCGGCACCGATATAAAGCTGGCCGGCAGCCTGTCGCTCGCGGTGAGCCTGCCGACCATGCTGGTCGGCTTCACGCGCTATAGCCGCGACCAGAGCTTCGCCGTGCTCGGCCGCAACCGGACGTTCCTTCTGGTGATGGCGCTCGGCTCGATCTGCGGAACCCTTGTCGGCGGACTGCTGCTGGGGATCGTTCCGGGATCTGTCCTGCTACCGGCGCTGGCCGCAATCCTCGTAATCTCAGCCGTCAAGGTCTGGCGGCACACGTAA